tgcacaatcagctttgcggaaattacgggcactctgtcgaagatttctggagaagtagaaagcacgtgaatcttactgttcaatcaccgctctccatatgcaccatcaactcctcgggtaccacatataactttgtcaaagatctctgacaaagtttaggcacgagaatttcgaagttccagctaccctactattacccataagggtaaaggaacagcaccactgcttgacaactggaaagtccctatgtgtgtcgacctccatgttttgcggcaagacagattggcaagaacgtccaacctttactcacattcgagaaaagactcccaacataattactttctaaaaaaccggagtagcaccgctttccgaatctcgagagtcagatcctcgacgggattgcttgttcgaaaaccgaagaggcacaactctcagaacttcgagagccagatttccttagataaagcttgtctgtaatcttcacacgtaacatcagctttccagataccacataccactttttcaaagtgctctgacaaaattaaaacacgtgaagctggcagctcacactacattgctgtgaccaagaagggtaaaggaatagcattactacttgttattgggaaatccctatatacattgacctccctcctcaacggacaggcaaacctgcaaaaatgctcaaccctttctcgcattcgaaaaggcaccctcaacataacctctcgaaatactcagctttatttccccccgataatacctcagcaaataagccacaccaagaacaagagtatctcatatcatcagggtcgaaagcaagagtatcccatatcatgctttctccctatctttgtctttgtccttgtccacacctgcaggacaaggagaaagagagcagtcagtcggaacctgaaatcaaacctacaatttggaactgactgcctggagcctttgcctggttgcttacttagcattgctctcgagtactcatcctcaactgctgtcaaggtcacgaattccaccggaaaatacctcatgacagttgatcagatattggctctttacactgaagctgccaagcgtggatgagtcactatgaaggaatgttctgaaggaccatttaaatgcaaaggttgcacaccacttctgccatgcaaaagattgaagcagaaggttcaacggtgagctgaaacagatcactacagcacgacacctttccataccacattcattattccgtcaacagcaaaagtatcccatatcatcaaggtcgaacgtactctagatttgatggacttgttttgaccctcaaatttttgagtcggccttatactctgaagggcaccagaaaaccctccagcacagttcaagaataagcctgtggaaagttacttcttcaaaagcaaaagtatctcatatcatctcttatccatttgcttctccttatcctggcagttgaatgagagacaaggagaatgagaacaatcaaccggaagccgaagtcaaacctctgatcctgggttgcttacttggaatttgactgcttaccttgtctgtcacctctttcggcagatctcctagctcggcgacttgggggactcctactatagggtttgtatcacacttgactaagcccgaaactacaactaagcttcaagtgaaattgatacattaccttgtgcgtcaacatcagctaagtacaccattctcggatggaggaaaggtacttccagagaagggcagatgaagatcagaccacacttcggtacttagaagtttcgtgattactcaagggattggatcttgcaagtccccaaccgaggagtttccctcactcgggaacttaggggagcactgtttgtaccatacttgaccaatcccgaaactaccgagcaccggccaacgctatactgtcaaggacccagaagagttcccctccgaccaggaggccaatcactactcgacacgtgtcaagattagaagccaatcagagcgcagcacgtgttgacatcaagaaccaatcataacatgacacatgtcaatgtgacaaagctacaagtttttctataaataggggtcattcccccacaatattgcctaatgccatttgtgttaaatcattcacaagaactcactaaattgagagcttgatcctttgtacttgtgtaagcccttcactactaataagaactcctctactccgtggacgtagccaatctgggtgaaccacgtacatcctgtgtttgcttctctgtctctattcatttacgtacttatcctcactagtgaccgaagcaaccaagcgaaggtcacaaaacctgacactttctgttgtaccaaagtcttcgctgattttgtgcatcaacacatgttattgtgcttttaaaagaaagaaaagacaaagacagagcaaagatagtcgggtaagtttgaaccttatcggccaaggctgaacttcttacaaaatctatctttgtggctctgtcagaggtctgaaagcttttagaggggttgacgggggagaagaggatacaaaatgaatcgataccaccatgaacaaggtagcagagctattacaggggtttgggaaggtttatcccgaatgggatgaaggcttgtgctgactacagcttcgttgaaggcaaatctggcttgagcagagttttgtcttttgtttgtttgtttgagtgtccttaattctgtcttctcttcctccttttatagacgacttcagcttgggttcctgtagcaatagcggtgcccgaatgcggtttggtgatgactcactagcttttttacatgaatgccaccaataaagtactttattgggctgtgtagtgactgaatagcctaccccctgtggtctttgagcaggtaagcaggtggcctttgtaacttgtgcccagccgaaagcctctttcctgcctcctaagttttcctctgggccttgggtttgggccgactttctctctggcccaaagttcagattttatcccaaacaggTGTGGTTCGATTTGGTTTGTGTTTCGATTTTGGTTTTCGGgttcaagtgcccacccctaaggCCATGCAGTATTCCCTTCTCGCCGGCGGCAAGCGGGTCTGACCTGTCCTCTGCCTCACTGCGTGCGAGCTTCTTGGTGGGTCGGAATCCATGGCCATGCCAGCGGCCTGCGCCGTGGAGATGATCCACACCATGACGTTGATCCACGACGACTTGCCGTGTATTGACAATGACGACCTCCGCCGTGGAAAACCCACCAACCACAAGGTGTTCGGCGAGGACGTTGCCGTCTTAGCCGACGACGCGCTCTTGGCCTTCGCTTTCGAGCACATCGCCGGGTCCACCGTAGGCGTCTCGCCGACCCGAATCATCAGGGCGGTCGGGGAATTGGCCAAGTCAATTGGGTTCGAAGGGCTCGTGGCAGGGCAAGTGGTGGATAAAAACTCAGAGGGGTTGTCCGATTTGGGAATCGAACAGCTCGAATATATCCACCTCCACAAGACGGCGCCGTTGTTGGAGTGCTCGGTGGTTCTGGGGTCGATTCTGGGAGGTGGGTCGGATTCCGAAATCGAAAAGCAGCGGACTTTCGCAAGGTACATTGGATTGTTGTTTCAGGTTGTCGACGACATCCTCGATGTCACCAAATCGTCCCAGGAATTGGGAAAAATGGCGGGGAAGGATTTGGTGGCGGATAAGGTGACTTATCCGAAGCTATTGGGGAATGAAAAATCCAGTGAGTTTGCTGAGAAACTGAACAAGGATGCCAAGGAACAGCTCGCTGGTTTCGATCCCGAAAAGGCTGCACGGTTGATTGCTCTGGCGAACTACATTGCTTACAGGCAAAACTAAAGACACCTTTGTTGTACTTTAGAATTTAACTAGCAATTAATACTCGCGCGTTGTTGCGGGCTAAAAAATTGTATGAAAGATTGTgtatacaaaatataaaagattaaTATTGTTTATATTGACAGCATTAAGAAGATTTTcacatataaaaaaatttgattgaTACAGATCACATACAAAAGATCATAGATTAGTTTTTATGTGGATGGCAAAAAGATTagatgtgtgtttatttaagtagTTTATGTGGCTTTTGATTCAATAGTAGTACTTGTATATCAAAGATTGTGAAATACATGCAAAAAGGTATCAAAAAGTATTGTTTGATTTACATTGATAACAGATGATAAAAGTTGTTCACTGGAATGTCAAAGTTTCCCTGTAGTATTCTTGATTGCCAAGAAAGCAGCCTAggcaaaagaagaaataaataaaagatgcAATGAATTTAGATATGAAGAAATTtataacatctaatctaataaaatttatcgtttgacaaaacaacaataacaacaacaaaactttTTAACACTAAATAGGGGGGAGTAtgtttgctcaccaccatttagtgtggtgtatgctcaccacacTATTTATCAttgttagatgagtttgaatttcaaGATTCGTATAGTATATaagcacaaatctcaaaattcaaattcatctaaTGATGATAAATAaggtggtgagcatacaccacactaaatgatggtgagcaaaaatgcactcctAAATAAGGTGGTTATATGAAACCTATAATGCTATTGCGCTCAGTTATGTATCACGTTTTTCATTAGATTCAAGtactctaagtttttttttctaatagATATCTGTAAAGGATGTttccctcaaaaaaaaaaaaaaaaaaaaaaaaaaactgtaaagGATGTAAAGTAGACATGAAATGATAACTCCATTGGTAGAAAGAAAAGGGTGTCCACTCTAAACCACACCTTTTTCACTAATAACATcttactcaattttttttttttaaagaaatgcAAACAGACATCCTAGTAATATCATCAAGCAAGACTACAACTTTTATTCAAATGCCAATtctttttctaaaagaaaactGGTTGTTAAACAAATTTATTGAATTAGAATCAAACTAATGAGATTAAAGCCAAAATGTAAAACTAATGCACAAAATATATTCGAGAggccaaaaaaatttaaaaataaataggaaaaaaaagtttaaaatgtCGAAACATTTTGTTATACTAAAGCACTAAAGCCCTTGGATAGCTTGAAAATCTTACCATTATTCATTCTTCACTCTCACTGTATTATGCTACACATTAACACAATAAAATATAATCAATAGCATAATTATTAATTTGCGAAACAATAAGAAATGGGAACTGTTATTTTGCATTCTCATTATTGCACATaccaaagaaattaatataaatcAAAAGATGACGAACCTATTACTTTGCATTCTCTTTATTGCAGATACCTGATAATTCCCATCACCAGAAACTTTTATTTCGTATAAACCATATGTATGTAACCTGTAAGAAAGTAATAAGAAATTAACTAAACTATCACTCAAGAAGAAGAGTAGAAACAAATCCATTAGTTTTAAGTATCGTAACACAAAACAACCACCAACCCACACCAAGGGTaaacggacaaggattgtctgccctccttttTTCCATGCCCTTCCAtgtcctcctgttttgtgtgatcatggttaagccacgtcgacattttatattaattttttttataaatataataagacaaaaataaatagtaatataaaatattgacgtggcttaaccgtaatcACACAAACATGAAAGCATGGAATGACATGGAAAaaaagagggcagacaatcattGTCCAGGGTAAACCACCCATCTTGTCATAACTCCAACACCGCAAGAAAGatgttaataaaatattagttccAATACATCATATTTGCTACTATCATTTTTAGGATTCATGTGGTTTTCCACGAATTGTAAAGCATGTATATACAAAGTGAGGTTTGCCAATACCTCCAGCTATTTCCAAGTGTGCCCTAGTGTGTTTTTTCCTCTGAAACATGcagtcttttttttattttaaattttttatacatGTATTATTGCCACCATCAAccaaaaaggaaggaaaattgacaaaaaaaaaaaaaaaagctatctTCATACCTTTTAGGAAAACTTCAACCACAAAATAAGGACTACATTTCAAGTCTATGAAAAGAAGAATAACCCAAAATACATTCACGATTATTACCTGAAGCTTTCTAGCTTTCTCTAAAGCTTTCTGCTTTATCAATTCCCTTTCCCTTGCCTGCGTAAATATTAAAAAGTTTAAATCAAGTTCTTCTGAAAATTAAATAATTCACATAATTATGTAAAGGAGCATCTTATTATTTTGAAAGCAGTTGAGGTGGGTTCTATACCAACGAATAACTTGAAGCATATCAAAGTTAATAAGTCTTAAGAGGGGTGAATAAAAACTAAGCAAAGAGAGAAGGTATTGAATGATCAATGATAAGAATTTGGTCACCTTATTTGATCAATGCCAATGATCCTGAAGTGAGTGTCAGGTGCATTAAAATTTGTATAGAACAAAGCTTGAGAAGCACACATCTGTGAATGATAAGAATaatgttggaatttttttttcttgttaaatGGAATGGTGATAATTTGATTTAGTAATTAGAATATCTAACACATTGTAGTAAAAAAGTTTAGAGTGCAGACAAAGcattaaaaatttattgaaGGCCTAATCGGATAGATGATTCTCGTAGTAATAACTAATAAGGTTATCGGAAGATAGCTCTCGTGGTAacaaaattaggatttaaactcTCGTGGTATGGtccgttagcaaatttagtccacaAGTGATTTTTCCGTTAGTTGTCCGTTAAATGCGGGGTAAAAATGTCCTTTTGACGTGTTCTTCTTCCTTGTCTCTCTGCATTTCCTCGTCTAGCTGGGTTTTGATTTTGCTGGGGGAGTAAGCGATGGTAAAGGAGGAAAATCCAGCTGCGCTTTTCTGCAGTGGCTACTTTGCCGCTGGATCATTGCGAATCTGTTCACAAACGTCTCCAAGAAATGCTTCTTCATCGAACCCAAATTGAAGTCCTCATTTATCAAACCTTTCAACAACAAAACTTTAACAATCGAAcacctcgggataagtctcatcTCCAAACTCAAGTTCATGACCACAGGGTACTTGGCAATCATTCCTGATGACTATCCCATCTTATTCACTAAAAAATCCATCATTTGCATTAGCTTCTGCCCCGACATAAGCATACAAGTTGGCCACCGCTTAAAAGCAGAGAGAACATCGTCCTCAAACCAACCCTATTTCTTATAAGCTTCGCGACTTCTATTCCATACCAACTTATTGTTACCACACAATGTATCTAGTGCATTTGCGAAGGTTGTATTTTCCACATTGCCTCCCTACTGTTTGTTAATGGAATTcctattgacaaaaaaaaaaaagaaaaaaaaaaaatcctaaaaaacCCAAATTCGCAATGATCTAGGGGCAAAGTAGCCATTGCAGAAAAGCGCTGGATCTTCCTCCTTTACCATTGCTTACTCCCCCAACAAAATCACAACCCAGCTAGACGAGAAAACGCAGAGAGACAAGGAAGAAGAACACTTCAAAAGTACATTTTTACCCCGCATTTAACGGACAACGAACGGAAAAATCACTTGTGGACTAAATTTTCTTACGGACTGCACCAcgagggtttaaatcctaatttttttaccaGGAGGGCTATCTTCCGATTACCTTATCACCACgaggaccatttatccgattatgCCTTTATTGAAATGCAATGTGAATTTGGTGGATTTATAAAGAATGTAATGACTTACAAAAGTATAAACATTTTGGAatggaaattataaaaaataaacaacagAAAACGTTAAGTCATCCAATATAAAGACaacttttttttctatattgtaTGTATGTTGTAGTATTGGACAACTTAATGTTTGATACTCATATAACTGATAGGGTATAAAACCTCTAAACAACTGCCACATGTGCGAAAACTTCACACCGAACAATGATCTGGAGGTGAATTTACTCAAGCAAGACAACAATAATAAAACCTCTAAATGACTGCCACATGTGCGAAAACTTCACAAGCCACCACACAAAACTGTCACAGAATGATAGATATAACAGATTTGTATCAGCAACTGCAAAAGGTCATCACCGAAGAGTGATGCCGCATAAAGTCATTGCGGAAGCGAGACCACATAAAATCATCGTAGGTAGATGAGACCACATACACATCGCTCAATGTGAAAACTATATCGAGCCAACGTTGTTTACCAGAAAAGACAACATGATTAAACTAAGATAAACTAAATTAAACTAAACTAAtttgaaactaaaaaaaaaagaaaaaaaatccaagaagGGAACCACAAGCCGACATATTCTGATGAAGGGAGAAGATGATTCGGAGACAAGGCAACCTGCAATGACAGGCACCAATATGACCAGCACCATCAACAAGTCCCACAACAGATGAAGAGACACCAGAGGGTCCAGATCTGGAAATCTCAAGTGGTGCGGTCTCCAAAACAGGTCGACCCAAACGGTGCAACGCCAGATTATTAAGCCCAAGGTTGAGCAACCTCAAAGTTTGTACGACCCAGGTGGCGCAACACCAGATCTGGGCGCAGAAGGCAGCTGTTCCCCAGAAAAGTTAATGGAAAAATTCGATTGAAAATCTCAGCACCAGGAAAGAATGACGGAAGTGGCTCCAACCCTTCAACAAccccaaaccaacacaaaccCCGAATCAGACCCAAATCAAAGAGAAGGCATTGATAAGGGCACAAAATGGATCTAGGATGGTGGCCCGAAAGCAGTGCACAAAACGTTAAGGGAGGGAAGAGAGAGCAGTGCCCACATggttgaagaaaaggaaaaaaaacgtGGATAGGGGAAGGAAAAAGGTGAAGAAAcgcaaagagaaagaaaagggcGGTGGAACAAAAGGGAGGAGAAGGAAAAACTAAGGGAAGAAAGGATGGAAAGGGAAGCTAGGTGGAGGAGATAGGGATGGGCTGCCACCCGCCCCAAGCCATGGCAAGGGGCCGACGACTAGGGTGATTTGCATACGAGAGTTTCTGGATGGAGAAGGGCTGGCAAGGGTTCGATCACCAGTTAATAATTTAATTGCAACCTCCCATTGGGtgattactattttttttttccataaagGGGACAACTGATAGCAAGCCACGATTATCTACTATTTCTCGGCTTGGAGAGGCTATGAGGAATTTTACCTGCCCATTGTGTGatgtatatatacatttttAGTCACAACTGCTCAATAATACACACAACCGTTCCAAAATGCTTCCAATTTATTTGAAATCATGTTCAGCAAAACCATTCGAATTTGGAGCTAATTCTTAAGGAATCAATTCACAGGTAATGTTAATGATGCTGATTTTGTTAATGTTAAGAGTTTCTTGCGTTTCTTGACACGAGATGAATTTTCTAAAATTTTTTCAAAAACCACTTCATAATCGTGATGACAGAAATAACATGACGTTGGTTTTGTTCATATAATCTTAAATCCAACTTGAGTCTCGACGCCAAATTAAGAAACATGTCAGTTGGTTGGCCTTGCTCACCCAAACTCCTCCATTTGCATTACGACCTCACGCACCTTCCTTTCGATCCTACATTTTGTGTCTTGGTCCTTACGTCCCGTTTGCACCAAAGACTTTCTTTATTTacatccaaaattttcatatggTAGGTACATACATAAAATAAGTTCACCATTATAGTAGCTTCGCGATTCAAAATATTGtacataaattaaacaaaatgttATAGTAATAGTAAATTTGTTCCACAAAAATTCTTTTTGCATCGTTAGGAATGGAGTCGATGAATTAAATTCAGATTGGAAGGAAAGTGGTTGTTATGTGAAATGGCGTTATTAGAATGTTAGCAGGTAATTTGACCACCTCAAATGTTCCAATTTTCAAACAAAGGCTAAATACCATTGCATCATATGTGACCATATGTGAGGGAGAGCGACTTGGTTGATAGACATCAAATAATAATGTTCTTTTGTCTATTTTTAatgcacaaaacaaaaacacaattcacACATTAAAAAGAGAGTAAAGAGTTTCTGTCAAAATCCGTCACCTCATTCAGCATTTAAATTCTAGTTAAAATTAGTAATATATCGtttaccaaacaaaaaaaaaaaaaaaatgtcactcCTTCGTGAATGACGAAGCCACTTTCCCAATTTCATCTCACTTTCCTTTTCCCATTTCATCTACTTCTCCTGCATTATTCTGCACCATTGACTTGTGGGGTTTGCAAAGCCTCTATCTGTGGCTTGGCTCCTTCTGTTGGATTTTGCTTGGGTTTTGGAAATCTTCAACTTTCTGGAGGGTGTGGAGGATTGAAGTGAGAGATAAAATCTGCCAAGTTCCTATTTTTCTTTGCGTTTTAAGCTGATTTTCTGGTAAGCAAAATCCATCAAGTTTCATACTTTGTTCAGAAATTTCATCTGGGTTTTTACTTTTACTTTACCAAGTGGAAATTTTAGCTCTGGGGTTGCTTAGTATCTAGCCAAagctcaaatttttgagtcaattttgcAGTTCTTCAACCTACGCATCGATTGGATTCGATTCCATTTTAGAGCACTTTGTTAGCTTGGAGAGCACTTGGTTTGCTGCGTTTTCAAAGCGTTTGCTAGATTTTAGATCTTTGAGTTAAGAGGAAAATTAATCACCTTTTTTACTAGTCAAACATAGTTAGGTTTTGGGAATTTCACCCGTATGATGGGAGGAAAATTCAGTAAAAACAAGGGTGTTGATGCCTCAGGAACACCCTCACCATCACCCCCACAACCACATGAAACCCTTGAAAGCAATACCAATTCCCAGGACACTGCCGATTTGAGCTCCTACGAGGCAGCCTGTAAGCTTGATCCAGCCTTGCAATCGTTTGATGTCAATCTCCAGCAGCGGACAAGCCGTGTCATTCACTCGTTTTCAGATGGGCTGGAAGTTCGGTCCCTATCCCTTGACTCGCTCAAGGAGGTTACGGATTGTTTGCTCGACATGAACCAGGAAGTGGTCAAGTTGATTCTAGAATGCAAGAAGGATATATGGAAGAGTAAAGAAATGTTCTCTCTTGTAGAGGAATACTTTGAGAACAGTCTTCAAACATTGGACTTTTGTACTTCCCTCGAGCAGTGTCTTAAGCGTGCGCTCAATAACCAGCTGATAATTCAAGCTGCAGTTAGGCAGTTTGAGGAAGAAGTAGGGGCTGGGGCAGATGGGAATGGGTGTGCGAGAACCTTAAAAGAATTGAGGGCATTTAAGGCGGCTGGGGATCCTTTCACGGACGAGTTCTTTAGACTGTTTCAGACAGTTTATAAGAATCAGGCATCAATGTTTGAGAAACTGCAACTTCGTAAGAGAAAACTTGATAAGAAGTTGAAATCAGTGAAAGCTTGGAGGAGGGTGTCAAATGTTATTTTTGTTGCCACATTCGTCTCTGTATTGGTTTTCTCTGTAGTGGCAGCTGCCATTGCTGCACCACCACTTGTAACGGCCTTGGCAGGAGCGTTGGCTGTTCCAATAGGTTCAGTTGGAAAATGGTGTAATATGCTTTGGAATAACTACGAGAGGGGACTGAAAGGGCAGAGGGAGATAATCAGCTCAATGCAGATTGGAACGTTCGTTACATTGAAGGACCTGGACAGCATCCGAGTGCTTGTTGACAAATttgaaattgggattgaatCGCTGCTGCAAAATGCTGATTTTGCTATTAGAGAAGAGGGCGTAGCTGTGAAGCTAGTGATAGATGAGATCAAGAAAAAGCTTGATGTGTTCGTGGAAACCATTGATAATCTAAGCCAACATGCTGATAAGTGTAGCCGGAATATAAGGAAGGCAAGGACAGTGATTTTACAGAGAATAATTAGGCATCCCAACCAATGAAGTTCCCTTTCGGTATGTGTTTCTGATCACTGTTTTCTTCCTGGTGGTCTATTAGTGAAACAGATGCACCTTGGGTCAAATGAATTCTATATAGCATTTCTTAAAGGCAAAAGGTAGAGTTCACAGTTTTATTTTTGCTTGTATCTTTTGGATAGAAGGAGTCACATTGTTAAGCAGGGTTATactttatgtttaaaatttcaaagaaagctcaaATCAAAAGGATTACTTACTACCTCATCtgttttgttattgcaatatgcACTAGAACTTGATAGACTTTACTTAGCTGCTAAAAGCTGAACACTTGGATGTGATGGTTACTAGGGGATCACTTTTAAGACATTCATATAGTTTGTGCGTGCAAACACTGCGCCACCCTCTCACAAGAGTGGTTTTCTTCGCTGTTGTGCAGTTGATCCCACCACAGTGAAAGGAAGATGCCATGTGCCTTGCACATGAAAGAAATTCTTTCATGGCTGGAATCTCTGCAAGCATTATAACTATCTGGAATTTGGAGCTCTCTTTCGTCACTCTATCCATATTCAAATCAGTACCTGCTTAATTTGATACTCAAAATGAGATGAGCTTAAGAAtagatatttttcttgattctCTATCACATAGGTAGAGATAAAGATCGTCCATCTTCTGTCTGATATATATTGGACGGCCTAATGGGTCCAACGGCCAAATGGTAGATGCATAATGAAAAGGTTGAAGTTACACTTGATTTTATTAGTCAATAAGCTGAGAAATCGTGCACTGTTGAAACGAAGATAATTGTTTcatgattttgctttatttgattACATCAGTTCATCTGTGAAATTCTGGGGACAGATTATTCTATGGTTCTCAACAGTTACATGGTTAATGGATTTAAGAACTTATAAGTGAACGGATTTCTTCGGTTG
Above is a window of Malus sylvestris chromosome 15, drMalSylv7.2, whole genome shotgun sequence DNA encoding:
- the LOC126602815 gene encoding geranylgeranyl pyrophosphate synthase, chloroplastic-like; the protein is MAMPAACAVEMIHTMTLIHDDLPCIDNDDLRRGKPTNHKVFGEDVAVLADDALLAFAFEHIAGSTVGVSPTRIIRAVGELAKSIGFEGLVAGQVVDKNSEGLSDLGIEQLEYIHLHKTAPLLECSVVLGSILGGGSDSEIEKQRTFARYIGLLFQVVDDILDVTKSSQELGKMAGKDLVADKVTYPKLLGNEKSSEFAEKLNKDAKEQLAGFDPEKAKLKTPLLYFRI
- the LOC126604176 gene encoding UPF0496 protein At4g34320-like, giving the protein MMGGKFSKNKGVDASGTPSPSPPQPHETLESNTNSQDTADLSSYEAACKLDPALQSFDVNLQQRTSRVIHSFSDGLEVRSLSLDSLKEVTDCLLDMNQEVVKLILECKKDIWKSKEMFSLVEEYFENSLQTLDFCTSLEQCLKRALNNQLIIQAAVRQFEEEVGAGADGNGCARTLKELRAFKAAGDPFTDEFFRLFQTVYKNQASMFEKLQLRKRKLDKKLKSVKAWRRVSNVIFVATFVSVLVFSVVAAAIAAPPLVTALAGALAVPIGSVGKWCNMLWNNYERGLKGQREIISSMQIGTFVTLKDLDSIRVLVDKFEIGIESLLQNADFAIREEGVAVKLVIDEIKKKLDVFVETIDNLSQHADKCSRNIRKARTVILQRIIRHPNQ